Proteins encoded together in one Deinococcus aestuarii window:
- a CDS encoding uracil-DNA glycosylase — translation MQTRSLGLPDVLQARKAQRLAPHVAPLNAWVDVLSAGRWTPSFDPADGGVGARVLLLLESPGPTASLTGFVSLDNPNATAENLTCLLHLAGLPRRQVAVWNAVPWQMSAGGVVAPVRAQYAEAAPLTRHLLSLLPELRAVVLVGRHAQAAWGHVGSGLPTFACPHPSPQNFHTRREEAGTALLALLDARRVTRSNGGRPDGQ, via the coding sequence GTGCAGACCCGCAGCCTTGGCCTTCCCGACGTATTGCAGGCCCGCAAGGCCCAGCGCCTTGCCCCCCACGTCGCGCCGCTGAACGCCTGGGTAGACGTCCTCAGCGCCGGGCGGTGGACCCCCTCCTTCGACCCGGCGGACGGGGGCGTGGGGGCGCGGGTCCTCCTGCTCCTCGAATCGCCCGGCCCCACGGCGAGCCTCACGGGCTTCGTCTCGCTCGACAACCCCAACGCGACCGCCGAGAACCTGACGTGTCTCCTCCATCTGGCGGGCTTACCCCGTCGGCAGGTTGCCGTCTGGAACGCCGTGCCCTGGCAGATGAGCGCGGGTGGGGTCGTCGCCCCGGTGCGCGCCCAGTACGCCGAGGCCGCGCCGCTGACCCGGCACCTGCTCTCCCTGCTGCCGGAGCTGCGGGCCGTGGTGCTCGTCGGACGGCACGCACAGGCGGCGTGGGGGCACGTGGGCTCTGGCCTGCCCACCTTCGCCTGCCCGCACCCCAGCCCGCAGAACTTCCACACCCGGCGGGAAGAGGCGGGGACCGCCCTGCTCGCGCTGCTGGACGCCCGACGCGTCACTCGGAGCAACGGAGGCAGACCAGATGGACAATAA